Part of the Ictalurus furcatus strain D&B chromosome 28, Billie_1.0, whole genome shotgun sequence genome is shown below.
gtgtgtgtgtagtagagTGATggctgagtgtgtgagagcgcgCAGTGTGTCGGGGAATCCTGAGGGGCCGTACCGGGCGGTGCAGTGTCTGGATGGTCTGGTGCAGCAGGAGTTTGAGGGAATGGACACGCTGGATAAACTGTTCCGTTACGCAGTGGGAAAATTCACACACTCGCCCTGTATAGGGAGCAGGGAGGTCCTCTCACTGGAGAATGAGACGCAGCCCAACGGCAAAGTCTTCCAGAAGGTAATCATACGACCTGtcaatcaatcattcattcaatcaacAGATTTCactcattctgtgtgtgtgtatgtgtgtgtgtgtatgtgtagctgGTCCTGGGTCAGTATAAGTGGAAGTCATATAAGGAAGTGGATCATCTAGTGAACCTCCTGGGCAGTGGCCTGTCTGCTTTGGGTCAGAAGTCACGCAGCTGCATCGCCATCTTCTGTGAGACAAGAGAGGAGTGGATGATCACAGCACAGGCCTGCTTCAGATTCAACTACCCCtgtactcactctctctctctctcacacacacacacacacacacacacacacacacacacacacacacacacatagacgcATACTTTTACAGGAGCTCATTTTAACTTTAGATTATATCTGTGGTCTGGTAGTTTTGTTCTgacatgctctgtgtgtgtgtgtgtgtgtgtgtgtgtgtgtgtgtgtgtgtagtggtgacACTCTATGCTACACTAGGTGAAGATGCAGTGGCATTTGGGCTGAGTCAATGTGGAGCCACACACCTCGTCACTAGCAAGGAACTGCTAGAAACCAAGCTgaaggtatacacacacacacacacacacacacacacacacacacacatacacacactgtacttgtGTTTTCCAGGCGGTGTTGCCAGATGTTGTGGGTCTGAAGCATGTGATCTATGCGGGCAGTGGAAGTGTATCTGTGGAAAATTACCCACAATCCCTCAGCATCCACAGCTTACAGGAAGTGATGGATCTCGGAGACAAACCTGAGAACTGTGAGAATTACCATCAcaacatttaaatatgaatataagtAAATATGCAGATTAAACACTCCCCTATGCCAATCTGTCTAACAGTCTAATATCACTAACATTacctaactgtctgtctgtctgtctgtctgtctgtctgtctgtctgactctcagTGAGTGTGCAGTGTGATGCTCCCTCTCCGTCTGATCTTGCTGTAGTGATGTACACTAGCGGCTCCACGGGTCGTCCTAAAGGAGTGATGATGCACCACAGTAACCTCATCGCAGGAATGGCTGGCCAATGCCAGAGAATTCCGGATCTCGGGtcagccaatcacagcacagaacacaactgaccaatcagagcacgtACATTTGCATAAGGCATTGtctgtttcttatttttgtctATAAACTGTTTCAGATTCATAAACACCGTAACAACTAACAGTCGGTGTTTACTAAAGGCACAGGGGTAGACTCGaaccccagcgctgccaagctgccactgacCCTTTACCCTCACAGCTCCTGGGTTCCATATCTCACTGAGCCTGCGCTCTgatcccaacttcctaacaagctatATGTATATGCCTTTTGCTAACGTATATCTAATGTCCTAAAGACTTCACCACTTTATGGAAGAAAAGGTTAGGAAGATTCACCAAACTTATCCTTCTCCATTAGTCTCACTTCTCCTTCCCAACTCCATTTCCTCTCACTTCAAATAATATTCTACAGCATTGGTCATCAACcatcctgcaggtttcatctccaaccaaaatctaacacctaTTTTAGTTGATCAACAACTTCTTAAGGCTTctaatgattagatggtcaggtgggcatgattatggttggagctaaagtcttcaggaaggtaggtGTTGTAGATGTAGATGGTGGCCACTGCTCTACACCAACTCTCATCTAACAGCATATATCTCTCAGGACCTCCTCTTCTTCACCACTCAGACGTCAGCAGCTACAACCTTAAACATGCGGTCTGCTGACTCGTGTGATTCACCTACAACGATTACTTGAGTGATTCACTTATTTCAGAACCAGCTCCTGGATCCCAACCAGCTCCATGCTTCTAGATCAACCAGCTCGGATGTCTCTAAAGCCTTAAGCATGGATACCCTCAGGGTTCTCCACAGTGTTCTTTTGTCCATTCTCACTAGTCCTGGAGTAACAAGCTGAACATGGTGGCGGTTTGCTTCCTATCTGGAGAAAATGTGTACCGGGTGACATGGAGGTGATCCACATCCACATCATGCAGACATTCCACTGGGTTCACACAAGTCTCGGTGTTCAgtcctcttctctctttcctccttACCAGCTCTCCTGGTGATGACACTCAATTCATCCCTTCACTCCCACCATCAGGTGTGCAGGCAGCTGGTCATAACTGAGTGTACATCTCATCTAGGAGATATTTCAAGGCTGTGTGTTCCTGCAGATGCCCACACCTTGATCATGCCAGCCATGGCTGGTTGTAGAGGTTTCTCCTTTGGAAGAGTTGACTGTTTCTCATATATTCTGGAGGATATGTTCTTACAGATGATCCAGAATGTCCAGAAAGTTCATTAATATCATTAGTATCACTGCTCATTTCTGTGTTTATCTGGAGCCAGGAGTAGATACAGTAGAGCAGACACCAGGGAACATCATGAGGGCTTACAGtcggaaaagaaagaaggatgaaTATAAAGTGGAAGGAAAGATTCTTAGCATTTAcacgaagtgtgtgtgtgtgtgtgtgtgtgtgtgtgtgtgtgtgtgtgtgggtttgtgtgtgtaggcctGAAGACTCATATGTTGGTTATCTTCCATTGGCTCATGTACTGGAGCTGACAGCCGAAATATCCTGTCTGAGTCACGGCTGCCGGATCGGATACTCGTCACCACTCACACTCTCAgaccaggtaacacacacacacacacacacacacacacacacacacacacacactgaaccagCTGCTTTAACCTCCTTTAAAGTCTGTCATTGGTCAGTAGTTTTACGGTACTCAGTGTACTCCTTCATGCTATCACACAGCATCATGTTTATCTTCACAGAGTTCATTCACCATCACTAATTTATCACAAATCATTCATTAATGCAGCTGTTTTACTCTtcatttgtgtctgtgtgtgtgtgtgtgtgtgtgtgtagtccagTAAGATAAAGCAAGGCTGTAAGGGAGACTGCACCGTGCTCAAGCCCACACTGATCGCTGCTGTCCCAgtaagatcacacacacacacacacaccacacttttACAGGAATTTAGTTTCACATACACACCATTATATCTCCTTATCATGTTCTCTCTGCATAATAATCAGCTGTCTCTATTCCGCTGCCTTATTTCCTGTAAACTCTGATAATCTTTTcaatgtgtgtgatggtgtgtgatggtgtgtgtgtgtgtgtgtgtgtgtgatggtgtgtgtgtgtgtgtgtgtgttggtgtgtgtgtgcgtgtgtgtgatggtgtgtgatggtgtgtgtgtgtgtgtgtgtgatggtgtgtgatggtgtgtgtgtgtgtgtgtgtgtgtgtgttggtgtgtgtgtgtgtgtgtgtgatggcgtgtgtgtgcgtgtgtgtgatggtgtgtgatggtgtgtgatggtgtgtgtgtgtgtgtgtgtgtgtgtgtctaggaGATTATGGACCGTATCTATAAGAATGTGATGAGTAAGGTAGCACAGATGAACACACTTCAGAGGATGCTGTTCAATATGGCCTACAAATACAAAGTGCAGCAGCTGGAACATGGAGCAGATACACGCATATTTAATatgtgagtcacacacacacacacacacacacacaccatcacacacgtgtgtgtgtgtgtgttacaggatgGTGTTTAAGCGTGTATCCATGTtgctgggggtgtgtgtgaggttaacgtgtgtgtgtgtgtgtgtgtgtgtgtgtgtgtgttacaggatgGTGTTTAAGCGTGTATCCATGTTGCtgggggggtgtgtgaggtTGATGCTCTGTGGTGGAGCTCCTCTCTCTCCTGACACACACCGCTTCATTAAAGTATGTTTCTGCCCCATTGGCATCGGTTACGGCCTCACAGAGACCTGCGGGGCGGCAACCATCTCTGAGTGTATTtatgcgcacgcacacacacgcacacacacgcacacacacacacacacacacagttaccaATCGTCCTTGTCATGGCTACATTCCAACAGAAGAGTCGCATGTGTGTCTCCCGCAGGGTGCCATTACTTCTGTTCATCAGATCATTAGTGTAATGGACTAAATCTCAACtttgtaattgtaattaaaattagttttttaatttcagtaataatgtgtaattatatataattcaagttcacacacacacacacacacatctggaaTGTAACTACTGCATTGCTGTTTCAACATGTTCATcatcatgctgtgtgtgtgtgtgtgtgtgtgtgtgtgtgtgtgtagtctctGATTATACCACAGGACGTGTCGGGGCACCTCTCATCTGCTCTGAAGTCAAGCTACGAGACTGGCCTgagggtaacacacacacacacactcacacatgcacaaacacacacgcgcacatgcacgcacacacacacacactcacacgacCCCTCTGCTTTTCTCCCGCTGTGCAGTAGTAGTAtgcagtttcggacgcagcctgtGTGTACATTACTGTAAGAGAGTGTGTTACTGAAAAGAAGCTCTGCCTCCTTTCCCAGGAAGATACACCAGTCAGGACAAGCCCCACCCCCGAGGTGAGATTCTGCTAGGTGGGCCAAACGTTGCCATGGGTTACTACGGGAGTGAGGTTGAGGGGCACAGTGGGGAATTTTGGGTAGACGAGGCAGGGCAGCGCTGGTTCTGTACCGGTGACATAGGGGAGGTGCATCCTGACGGCTGCCTGCAGATTGTCGGTGAGTAACAGATCAGACGGCCAATCACAAACCAGATAACCAAAAACATTTGACTGAGAGACAGGGCTACTTTCACCTTACTAATCATAataactctctgtctctctgtctctctgtccctctctctctctctctgcccccctctctctgcctctctgtctctctctctctctctgcccccctctctctgtctctctctctctctctctgccccctctctctgccccctctctctgcctctctctctctgtctctctctctctctctctgcctctctctctctgtctctctctctctctctctgccccctctctctgcctctctgtctctctctgtctctctctctctacctctctctctctgcccccctctctctgtctctctctctctctctgccccctctctctgtctctctctctctgcctctctctctgtccctctcgctctctctgccccctctctctgcctctctgtctctctctgtctctctgcctctctctctctgtctctctctctctctacctctctctctctgcccccctctctctgtctctctctctctctctctctctgccccctctctctgcctctctctctctgtctctctctctctctgcccccgtctctgcctctctgtctctctctctctctctctccctctctctctctctctgcctctctctctgtctctctctctctgtctctctctctgcctctctctctctctctctctctgtctctctctctctctgtctctctctctgtctctctctctgtctctctctccaccaatCTGTCTGTCAGACCGTAAGAAGGACTTGGTGAAGCTACAGGCAGGTGAATATGTGTCTCTGGCAAGGGTGGAGGGGGCACTGAAGAACTGTCCGCTAATTGACAACATCTGCGTCTATGCTGACAggttacacactctctctctctctctctctctctctctcacacacacacacacacacacacacacatgtgtgtaaTGCATGTTAAGATGTATGTATACTTAACCAGAAAAAACAGCACTGAAACATTAACACTCAGTGATCCACTCTCTGATCTCTCTGATCAATCAGCAATCAGAACTACGTCATCAGCTTTGTGGTGCCCAATCAGAAGCAGCTGACTGAACTGGCCAATAGGAATGGTATTGAGGGCAAGTGGGAAGAGATCTGTGATCATGCCACACTGGAACAGGAAGTCCTAAAAGCTATTAAAGAGGTTGCAACAACAAGTAAGCCCCATCCCTTTATCTATTTCTTCTATATGTCtctaacatatatatatatatatatatatatatatatatatatatatatatatgtgtgtgtgtgtgtgtgtgtgtgtgtgtgtgtgtgtgtgtgtagataagCTGCAGAGGTTTGAGGTTCCCATGAAGGTGCGTCTCAGTTCTCAGGCCTGGACTCCGGAGACAGGACTCGTTACTGATGCCTTTAAGCTGAAGAGAAAAGATTTACAGACACACTACCAACATGACATTGAGAGGATGTACGGAgccaaataacacacacaagcacacacgcacacaaacacacacacacaggatataAGTACTTGTAAGAAGAGATGATGTGCTGCCCCCTGGTGGATCCATAAACATAAACCACCATATTGAGAAGTACTCCGTGTTTATCAACACAAACAAGGAGaatttatgattttatacaaATTTTCAAACAATAAACATATCTAATGAAGAAAAGTCACAATACATTTGATTCTGTTagttatcatttttaataaagtacCGAGTGAGGGACTCTGTACTCGGGACTTAGTACTCAGTAGAGTGCACAGTGTCTGTAGCACAAATATCAACATGATAGTTTACTATTCCTCTGAGTGGCATTTCTGACATTTAGCAGAGACTTCTATTTTCCTAAatgcttatatttatataaagacagcagtgtgtgtgcatgtgtgggtgtgtgtgtttgtgtctgagtgggtgtgtgggttgggtggttgtgtgagtgtgagtgagaaacTAGTTGTTCTGGACCAACTGGAAATACCAGGTGTGAAATAATGGAGGTTCATCTGCTTTAAACTGTGTTAATAAATTCAACTCAAAAGTACAACATGACAATGAGGTTTAAAGATGAGTTTAAATGGTTAAATACAATTATTTGTGTCTCTTCACAGTTTTATATGTCTTTGTCCATTTTCTGTCAGTGTGCAAATCTTACCGAGCTCAGTTAGCCTGTTAGCCATAATTTCACAGGGTTGCAGTTTTATAGACAGAGAGTGTTTTTAATGGATCATATGTTTATTTTGATAAAGATTACATTTCTTCTGATTTCTGAACTGGGTCTTATTTCAATTCACCTTGTTTTAAAAAGCACTTTTGTTAAACAgtgatttttataaataataaagaccaATGACTTTGatacaaatattaatttattctttattttatatatttattactctctttatttcacaaaaagcacaacacaaacacagtttCTCACTTCCCATCTGTCCTTCAgcatataattaataattcatcATTAAAAGGTTGCTACGCACTctctttattatacattttttaatcaaatcatGTTTTTATAACTATTTGGAATGGatcataaaatatcatttatttattatgttaaagTTAAATACAGGATAACTCTTATGTAAAGACAAATTTATAATAAGGATTTGTGATGTTATATTGAATttatatggtaaatggtaaatggcgcgcttatatagtgcttttatccaaatcgctttacactgtgtctcattcacccattcacacacacactcacacaccaatggtagcagagctgccatgcaaggcgctaacttgccatcaggagcaacttggggttcagtgtcttgcccaaggacacttcggcatgtggagtcacgtgggtggggaatcgaaccgccaaccctacgattagtgtacaacccgctctaccacctgagacacagccgccccaggtattattttaatttatattataaattaaagcatttcattatttcttatGTCACTGCAAAATTGAGTtcaatgtttattataaatattaaatgtaatgtaatggtaCAGTGCAATGTTGTGTAGAACAATGTAATGTAGTTTTTGTGCGGTGTGGTGTACtgtggtgtagtacagtgtggtgtagtatagtgtagtgtactatagtgtagtatagtgttttgtactatagtgtagtatagtgtagtgtagtatagtgttttgtactatagtgtagtatagtgttttgtactatagtgtagtatagtgtagtgtagtatagtgttttgtactatagtgtagtatagtgttttgtactatagtgtagtatagtgtagtgtagtatagtgttttgtactatagtgtagtatagtgttttgtactatagtgtagtatagtgtagtgtagtatagtgttttgtactatagtgtagtatagtgtggtgtagtatagtgttttgtactatagtgtagtatagtgtagtgtagtatagtgttttgtactatagtgtagtgtagtatagtgttttgtactatagtgtagtatagtgtagtgtagtatagtgttttgtactatagtgtagtatagtgttttgtactatagtgtagtatagtgtagtgtagtatagtgttttgtactatagtgtagtatagtgtagtgtagtatagtgttttgtactatagtgtagtatagtgtagtgtagtatagtgttttgtactatagtgtagtatagtgtggtgtagtatagtgttttgtactatagtgtagtatagtgtagtgtagtatagtgttttgtactatagtgtagtatagtgtagtgtagtatagtgttttgtactatagtgtagtatagtgtagtgtagtatagtgttttgtactatagtgtagtatagtgtggtgtagtatagtgttttgtactatagtgtagtatagtgtagtgtagtatagtgttttgtactatagtgtagtatagtgtagtgtagtatagtgttttgtactatagtgtagtatagtgtagtgtagtatagtgttttgtactatagtgtagtatagtgtagtgtagtatagtgttttgtactatagtgtagtatagtgtggtgtagtatagtgttttgtactatagtgtagtatagtgtagtgtagtatagtgttttgtactatagtgtagtatagtgtagtgtagtatagtgttttgtactatagtgtagtatagtgtggtgtagtatagtgttttgtactatagtgtagtatagtgtagtgtagtatagtgttttgtactatagtgtagtatagtgttttgtactatagtgtagtgtaatatagtgtagtgtagtatagtgttttgtactatagtgtagtatagtgtagtgtagtatagtgttttgtactatagtgtagtatagtgtagtgtagtatagtgttttgtactatagtgtagtatagtgtagtgtagtatagtgttttgtactatagtgtagtatagtgtagtgtagtatagtgttttgtactatagtgtagtatagtgtggtgtagtatagtgttttgtactatagtgtagtatagtgtagtgtagtatagtgttttgtactatagtgtagtatagtgttttgtactatagtgtagtatagtgtagtgtagtatagtgttttgtactatagtgtagtatagtgttttgtactatagtgtagtatagtatagtgtagtgtagtatagtgttttgtactatagtgtagtatagtgtggtgtagtatagtgttttgtactatagtgtagtatagtgtagtgtaatatagtgtggtgtagtatagtgttttgtactatagtgtagtatagtgtagtgtagtatagtgttttgtactatagtgtagtatagtgtggtgtagtatagtgttttgtactatagtgtactatagtgtagtgtaatatagtgtggtgtagtatagtgttttgtactatagtgtagtatagtgtagtgtagtatagtgttttgtactatagtgtagtatagtgtggtgtagtatagtgttttgtactatagtgtactatagtgtagtgtaatatagtgtggtgtagtatagtgttttgtactatagtgtagtatagtgtggtgtagtatagtgttttgtactatagtgtactatagtgtagtgtaatatagtgtggtgtagtatagtgttttgtactatagtgtagtatagtgtggtgtagtatagtgttttgtactatagtgtagtatagtgtggtgtagtatagtgtagtgtagtatagtgtggtgtagtatagtgttttgtactatagtgtagtatagtgtggtgtagtatagtgttttgtactatagtgtagtatagtgtggtgtagtatagtgttttgtactatagtgtagtatagtgtggtgtagtatagtgtagtgtagtatagtgtggtgtagtatagtgttttgtactgtagtgtagtatagtgtggtgtagtatagtgtagtgtactatagtgtagtatagtgttttgtactatagtgtagtatagtgtggtgtagtatagtgttttgtactatagtgtagtatagtgtggtgtagtatagtgttttgtactatagtgtagtatagtgtggtgtagtatagttttgtactatagtgttttgtactatagtgtactatagtgtagtgtaatatagtgtggtgtagtatagtgttttgtactatagtgtagtatagtgtagtgtagtatagtgttttgtactatagtgtagtatagtgtggtgtagtatagtgttttgtactatagtgtactatagtgtagtgtaatatagtgtggtgtagtatagtgttttgtactatagtgtagtatagtgtggtgtagtatagtgttttgtactatagtgtactatagtgtagtgtaatatagtgtggtgtagtatagtgttttgtactatagtgtagtatagtgtggtgtagtatagtgttttgtactatagtgtagtatagtgtggtgtagtatagtgtagtgtagtatagtgtggtgtagtatagtgttttgtactgtagtgtagtatagtgtggtgtagtatagtgtagtgtactatagtgtagtatagtgttttgtactatagtgtagtatagtgtggtgtagtatagtgttttgtactatagtgtagtatagtgtggtgtagtatagtgttttgtactatagtgtagtatagtgtggtgtagtatagtgttttgtactatagtgtagtatagtgtggtgtagtatagtgtagtgtagtatagtgtggtgtagtatagtgttttgtactgtagtgtagtatagtgtggtgtagtatagtgtagtgtactatagtgtagtatagtgttttgtactatagtgtagtatagtgtggtgtagtatagtgttttgtactatagtgtagtatagtgtggtgtagtatagtgttttgtactatagtgtagtatagtgtggtgtagtatagttttgtactatagtgttttgtactatagtgtagtgtagtatagtgtagtgtagtatagtgttttgtactatagtgtagtatagtgtagtgtagtatagtgcgGTGTAGTATAGTGCGGTGTAGTATAGTGCGGTGTAGTATAATGTGTAGTATAGTgcggtgtggtgtagtgtaatgtgatCATTTTTAATGTGGTGTTGTTTATGTAGTGTAGTTTAGTGTAGAATACCgcagtgtagtgtagtttactgtagtgtagtgtagtgtagtgtagaatACCATAGTGTagtgtccatccatcttcagggtcgcgggggaacctggagcctatcccagtagTGTAGTttattgtagtgtagtgtagtgtagtgtagtgtagtgtaatttaCCCAGAATTACGCAGTGCAATGGTTATAAACATGCTGTTAAAAACTATGTAGTGCGTTGATGAGAAAGcagcggtttgggacgcggcccgAGTTCCCCTCTGCTGTAATTCTCTTTCTGACCGGCAGGTGGCGCAGGAGTCCGACTGCGCTACAGCGCCAGCGGTGAAAACACGGATCATTAACTTACTACTGTTAATAAATCAGTTTAATTCATCCGATATCAATGTAAAACACTTCATATAATCCTCGTGGTGAAGTTTAGCGACTCTCCACTTTACAGAGTTCTGAAATAAACCTGACGGAGTGGCGACTGGATTTCATCTCAACACTGAGGTAAGAGTTACAAAATGGCGGATGCGGCGCTGAGCGGCTCGCGCTGGAggcttttattattaatatttatatacagcaAAGTTTACATCAGTTCTTCTTTCGTGAGGATTTTGCTCAGGAAAAGACGAGTGTTATGGTTAGCAAAGTTAGCTTTTAGCAAAGTGGTTGGCTTTACCTTTTTAGTTAGCCACCTAGCACTGAGATATATTTCAGGCTAAGTTCAGAGTTAGCTGAGGCTAATTCCCCTAGGTG
Proteins encoded:
- the acsl4b gene encoding long-chain-fatty-acid--CoA ligase 4b; translation: MAECVRARSVSGNPEGPYRAVQCLDGLVQQEFEGMDTLDKLFRYAVGKFTHSPCIGSREVLSLENETQPNGKVFQKLVLGQYKWKSYKEVDHLVNLLGSGLSALGQKSRSCIAIFCETREEWMITAQACFRFNYPLVTLYATLGEDAVAFGLSQCGATHLVTSKELLETKLKAVLPDVVGLKHVIYAGSGSVSVENYPQSLSIHSLQEVMDLGDKPENLSVQCDAPSPSDLAVVMYTSGSTGRPKGVMMHHSNLIAGMAGQCQRIPDLGPEDSYVGYLPLAHVLELTAEISCLSHGCRIGYSSPLTLSDQSSKIKQGCKGDCTVLKPTLIAAVPEIMDRIYKNVMSKVAQMNTLQRMLFNMAYKYKVQQLEHGADTRIFNMMVFKRVSMLLGGCVRLMLCGGAPLSPDTHRFIKVCFCPIGIGYGLTETCGAATISEFSDYTTGRVGAPLICSEVKLRDWPEGRYTSQDKPHPRGEILLGGPNVAMGYYGSEVEGHSGEFWVDEAGQRWFCTGDIGEVHPDGCLQIVDRKKDLVKLQAGEYVSLARVEGALKNCPLIDNICVYADSNQNYVISFVVPNQKQLTELANRNGIEGKWEEICDHATLEQEVLKAIKEVATTNKLQRFEVPMKVRLSSQAWTPETGLVTDAFKLKRKDLQTHYQHDIERMYGAK